A region of the Agrobacterium sp. RAC06 genome:
TTCGCCGTGGCGATCAAGCCGGAGGCGGAGGCCAAGGCGATGACCATCGACCGTTCGTTCCGCAACAACGGACTTTTATTCCAGACAGTGGATCCGAAAGAGGCGCTGCGGAACGTACTGATGCTCGGCGCACGAGACGCCGAGCTCAGGAAGATCATCGCAAAACTTTGAAAGTGGACTTCGACGCTCAGGCGCCGAAACCGCCCACCGGCTTCTTCTTGTAGAGCAGCCAGTCCTTCGAGACATAATCGCTTGCACCGTAGATCGTCACGGTGTCGCCGCCGGCTGCCTTCGAGGTGGCGAGCGCCTTTTCGGCGAAGTTGGTGAAGTCGAAGGCGTTCGGGGCCTGCTCGGAGAAGCAGATGCCGAAGGACATGCCTAGCTGGCCCATGCGGGCACCGGTCGACGAGCCTACGAAATTGGTGGCCTTGAGCTTGGCGCGAACGAGATCGACCACGCGGCTGATCTCTTCCTGGTCCGAAGTGTAAAGCAGCAGTCCGAAGCGGCCGGCATCGAAGCGGCAGGCGAGATCGCCACCGCCGGAGACGGCTTCCAGCACCTTGGCGACCTGCATCAGGAAACGCTCGGCAACGGCCGGGCCCATCTGCTCCTGGATGCGCGCATAGTCGTCGATTTCGCCGATGGCGACACCGCAGAGTACCGGCATTTCCGGGTTCACATAGATCTTCGCGACCGCCTTGTTGAAGGCACGGCGGCTGGCAAGGCGGGTGACCGGATCAACGAATTTCGCGGCTTCGGCCTCTTCGGCCTCGCGCTGCAGGTCGGCAAGGGCTGCGGTCTTGTCGACCACGGCGCGCACGACATTGCTGTTCTGGTGAGCGCGCTTTTCGGTCGCGGCCTTCAGCATCTTGATCGACTGGCCGAGCGGCGTACCTTCGAGATCGGCTTCGGTCAGGATGGTCTTGGAAGCATGGCCGATGACGCGGCCGTAGTCGGTGAGCGAAATCTTCTCTTCGTTCAGCAGACTGATGAAATTGCTCATCTCGGCGCGAACCTGACCATTTTGGCGGCTCAGCAGCCCGTCTTCATGGTGGTGCGGCAGGTATTTGCGGCCGAGTTCGTCGAGGGCCTCCTGGGTCTTTATCTTGCCCAGCGCAATGAACTCGCGGACAAGTTCCGGATTGCTGCCGGAATAGGCCTCGTAAACCAGTTCGTAATTGCGCGGCAAACCGTCGATGCCCATCTGATGCATGGCGGTCGCGACACGAAGCGCAATGCTGGCGGCCGGATTCTTGACTTGCTGCATCTGTCCACTTCCCCGAATGAGGCTTTCCCGTCTCTTAGTCCAGACCATAGGCGAACAGTTCTTTCTTTCAGTTACGCCGGTAGTTAAAATTCGAACGATTTGGGCTCCCCTTTAAAAATTAGGGTAGAAACTACCCCTGGCTCGGCCGAAAAGAGGTTTGCCGCCTCCTTCCGCACGCGATAAGGACGGTCGAAGGCAGACTGGAAGGCTCTCGAAAATGGCGCGGATCATCCCGATCGCTACCGACAAGGACAAGGCGGAGGCCATTGCGGCGGCGACCGAGGTGCTGCTGCGCCACCTTCCCGTGGCGATCCCCACCGAGACCGTCTACGGGCTTGCAGCCGACGCAACCCATCCGGCGGCCATCACGTCGATCTACGAAACAAAGGGGCGGCCGCGCTTCAATCCGCTGATCTGCCACATGGCGGATCTCGAGATGGCGGAACGCTACGCCGACTTCGATCCGATCTCACGGCAACTGGCGAAGGCCTTCTGGCCGGGGCCGATGACGCTCGTTCTGCCGCTCAAGGACAATTGCGGCATTCATCCGCTGGCGACCGCGGGGCTCGATAGCGTGGGCATACGCGTGCCTGTCGGCTTTACCGCAGAACTCATTCGCAGTCTCGACCGGCCGCTTGCAGCACCGAGCGCCAATTCCTCCGGACGGATCAGCCCGACGACAGCGCGGCATGTGGAGGCCGATCTCGGCCAGAAGATCGAGGTCATCGTCGATGGCGGCCCCTGCCCCGTCGGCGTGGAATCGACGATCGTGAAAGTCGAGGGCGGCGAAATCCGGCTGCTCAGACCGGGCGGCATCGCCGTCGAGGCAATTGAGGCCGTAACGGGCAAGTCGGTCATGCGTCCAAAGACGTCTGGAACGGCAGCGATCGAGGCGCCGGGCATGCTCGCTTCGCACTATGCGCCCAATGCTGCCGTGCGACTGAATGCGACAGAGGTCTCCGGTCGGGAAGCCTTGATCGCCTTTGGTCCCTACGACATATCCGGCGCCTCGACCGCGCATGCCGTTTTCAACCTGAGCCCCACGGCGGACCTCGCTGAAGCGGCCAGCAATCTCTTCGATTATCTGAAGCGTGCCGATGCAAGCGGGGCTGCGGGCATTGCCGTAGCGCCCATCCCTGACGAGGGTCTGGGTGAGGCGATCAATGACCGGCTGATGCGGGCGGCTGCACCACGTGGCTCGGGGGGATGACAAAGATGAATGTGACCATGAGCCTTGCGGACCGTCTGCGCGCCTTCGTCGATATCGTCGGCGAGGCCAATGCGCTGACCACGGCTGCTGATATCAAACCCTATCTGACGGAGAACCGGGGGCTTTATCACGGCGCCTCGCCGCTGGTGCTGAAGCCCGGCTCGACCCAGGAGGTTTCAGCCATCCTCAAGCTCGCCTCTGAAACGGGCACATCGATCGTGCCGGTCAGCGGCCGCACCGGACTTGTCGGAGGGCAAGTGCCCCGCGAAGACGGACACGACGTGCTGCTCTCGCTGGAGCGAATGAACAAGATCCGGGAAGTCGATCCCGTCGCCGATGTGATCGTTGCCGATGGCGGGGCTGTTCTGGCCGATGTGCAGAAGGCGGCAGAGGCGCATGACCGACTGTTTCCGCTGTCGCTGGGTTCCGAAGGCTCGTGCCGGATCGGCGGCAATCTTGCGACCAATGCCGGCGGAACGGCGGTGCTTGCCTATGGTAATATGCGCCAGCTCTGCCTCGGGCTCGAAGTCGTGCTGCCGACGGGCGAGATCTGGGATGGTCTAAGGCGCCTGAAGAAGGACAATAGCGGTTACGACCTGCGCGATCTCTTCATCGGCGCGGAGGGCACGCTCGGCGTGATCACCGGCGCCGTTTTGAAGATGGTGCCGCGTCCGCGCGGGCGGCAGGTGGCCTATGCGGGCCTCGCTTCACCGGAGGCAGCCCTTGCCCTGTTCGAGAAGGCGTCGCAGCGCTGCGGCTCGGCACTGACAGGCTTCGAGCTGATGCCACGCATCGGCGTGGAATTCACCACCAAGCATATTGTCGGCGTGCGTGACCCGCTCGCCTCGATCCATCCCTGGTATGCGCTCATCGACATCTCGACTTCGGATTCGGCCGAGACCGCAGATACGATGATGCATGAGCTTTTAGCAGAAGCGCATGAGGCCGGTCTCGTGTCTGATGCAGCGATCGCCAGTTCGCTCGCCCAGCAGGATGCCTTCTGGCACCTGCGCGAGAGCATGTCCGAAGCGCAGAGACCGGAGGGCGGATCGATCAAGCATGATGTTTCGGTGCCCGTCTCCCGCATCCCGGCCTTCCTCAAAGAGGCGGATGTCGCCGTGCATGCCTTGATGCCGGATGCACGGATCTGCGCCTTCGGGCATCTCGGCGATGGCAATATCCATTATAACATCAGCCAGCCTGTGGGTGCCGACAAGGCAGAGTTCATTGGTCGCTGGCGCGAGGTCAATGCCGTGGTGCATGCGGTCGTTCACAAGCATACGGGCTCGATTTCGGCGGAGCATGGCGTCGGTCAGCTAAAGCGTGACGAACTGGCGGCCAGCCGGCCGGCGATCGAAACGGAGCTGATGCGGCGCATCAAGCAGGCCTTCGACCCGGCAGGCATCATGAACCCCGGCAAGGTGATCGGCTGATCCTATGAGCGGCGCCCCTCGCCTTTCGCTCCGGATCGATCTTTCCAATGGCGCAAGGCTCGGGCCGGGCAAGGCGCAGTTGCTTTTGCTGATTGAGGAGCACGGCTCGATCCGGGCGGCGGGGGCGGCAATGGGCATGTCCTATCGGCG
Encoded here:
- a CDS encoding GGDEF domain-containing protein, with the translated sequence MQQVKNPAASIALRVATAMHQMGIDGLPRNYELVYEAYSGSNPELVREFIALGKIKTQEALDELGRKYLPHHHEDGLLSRQNGQVRAEMSNFISLLNEEKISLTDYGRVIGHASKTILTEADLEGTPLGQSIKMLKAATEKRAHQNSNVVRAVVDKTAALADLQREAEEAEAAKFVDPVTRLASRRAFNKAVAKIYVNPEMPVLCGVAIGEIDDYARIQEQMGPAVAERFLMQVAKVLEAVSGGGDLACRFDAGRFGLLLYTSDQEEISRVVDLVRAKLKATNFVGSSTGARMGQLGMSFGICFSEQAPNAFDFTNFAEKALATSKAAGGDTVTIYGASDYVSKDWLLYKKKPVGGFGA
- a CDS encoding L-threonylcarbamoyladenylate synthase, producing MARIIPIATDKDKAEAIAAATEVLLRHLPVAIPTETVYGLAADATHPAAITSIYETKGRPRFNPLICHMADLEMAERYADFDPISRQLAKAFWPGPMTLVLPLKDNCGIHPLATAGLDSVGIRVPVGFTAELIRSLDRPLAAPSANSSGRISPTTARHVEADLGQKIEVIVDGGPCPVGVESTIVKVEGGEIRLLRPGGIAVEAIEAVTGKSVMRPKTSGTAAIEAPGMLASHYAPNAAVRLNATEVSGREALIAFGPYDISGASTAHAVFNLSPTADLAEAASNLFDYLKRADASGAAGIAVAPIPDEGLGEAINDRLMRAAAPRGSGG
- a CDS encoding FAD-binding oxidoreductase, which produces MNVTMSLADRLRAFVDIVGEANALTTAADIKPYLTENRGLYHGASPLVLKPGSTQEVSAILKLASETGTSIVPVSGRTGLVGGQVPREDGHDVLLSLERMNKIREVDPVADVIVADGGAVLADVQKAAEAHDRLFPLSLGSEGSCRIGGNLATNAGGTAVLAYGNMRQLCLGLEVVLPTGEIWDGLRRLKKDNSGYDLRDLFIGAEGTLGVITGAVLKMVPRPRGRQVAYAGLASPEAALALFEKASQRCGSALTGFELMPRIGVEFTTKHIVGVRDPLASIHPWYALIDISTSDSAETADTMMHELLAEAHEAGLVSDAAIASSLAQQDAFWHLRESMSEAQRPEGGSIKHDVSVPVSRIPAFLKEADVAVHALMPDARICAFGHLGDGNIHYNISQPVGADKAEFIGRWREVNAVVHAVVHKHTGSISAEHGVGQLKRDELAASRPAIETELMRRIKQAFDPAGIMNPGKVIG